A region of the Phaseolus vulgaris cultivar G19833 chromosome 11, P. vulgaris v2.0, whole genome shotgun sequence genome:
ttatttttaaagtttatttttcattttctctgtTTTGAACTAAACAACTTCTATTTCCATCCCATTTTTCACCtatttctcttctcttttctcacctaccctcttcctcttctatTTCTTTTCTCTCTATCAAACACACCTAGTCTTGAAATCACATTAAATCATGTTAAGTTTAGATTATTAATCAGCttgttctttctttttccttctatctatatcctatattttaaaaacacttaAGCTGATGGGTAAAATCACATgaatatgttataattaagtaaCTTAGCATACCTTCTCACACAAGAGATCTTTGTTCTTGATAAGTGGACAATGTACAGAGACCCGTCTTATCAGATTGAAGCTTAATATTCCCCTAGAAGAATTGGGCCAAAAACGATTGGTTAATagctttcatatttttttgtcaCATGGACTTTGGCATTAAAAAGAATTCAATCTCTAGACTCTTCACTTAATAGAAATTGATCTTATGATGATGCTTCACGTAATAGAATTTGATTCTGTGATATTGGTTTTTCTCAAGCAGACATTGATGCAATATTCTCTACAATTGCTTGAATACGATAGTATATTAATTCTGTCTTTATTTCCTCTAATGCTTGCTTCATTATTTGATTTTGTATATCTTATGTGCCTTTATAGGGTTTCAGCAGGTTCTAGTACCAAAATAGTGGGTGTATCTTTGAGGAAGTCCATCGTGGTATGTTAACCACTTCTCTAATTTTTCCATTTTTCTGTTAAGcgcatcttttttttttttaacttgacAAGTCCTTTATGTAAAGGAGTACTCCTTTTACTCGTGTTAGTTAAAAACTCAATATGCCAAAATGACCCAATCATGAAATTTTGGCTGTGCAATCTATTGGCTCTACACTATTATGAAGCATTGataatttttcttgtttaaaTTAGGGAAGAGTGCAAAGAAATACAAGTAAAACTGATGTTCAGTTAGATTCTCTCAATAAAGGTGACTGATTAccccataaatatttttattgtattttgtaTGTTTAGAATGTCATTTAGATGTTTTTCTCCCTTCAGATGATCAGAAGAATAATACAAAAGGAGGCCAGTCGGTTTTTTCCACAAAGGACAGGTACTTAGGATACTGTCTTTTGTTTATCTCACATTTCATAGGATATTAAAGTTATAAATGGTTGGTTTTTATGCTTCTAAGCACTTCATTACAGAAATTATATtgccttttattttatattttgcagGTTTACATGGAAGACTACAGCTACAAGGTTTTTTTAATCTTTCATTTTATTGGTTCAAGTGAGTTTTATGAGTAACGTGAACTGAAACCACTATATTCTTTGTCTCTTCCAAGCAGTTCAAGGAAGTCTTTACCAGTACCAAGGAGGGTAATCAGAGAAGATACGAATAAAACAAAGGTAATATAATCTTGTTATTGTTTGTCTTTTCTGGTGGTAGAGAGTTGCAATAAATATAGCTGTGCTTACTCAGATTgccatatttttcatttttattttcaaaatccttTTCCCTTTCTTATACTTCCACTTTGCTTCCTTGCAGGAAAATGTTAGAAGTTCCCAAACGGCAAAAGGCCAAAGTGGTCTTCCCTGTAAGCAGTTGTGGCATAGATAAGCACTTTGTAAATGTCAATGAACTGACATGTACAATgttaattaaacttaatatgCTATTGATTTCAGCTAAGACAACAACAAACAGAAGAGATAGTTCCCAACTGATTAATGCAAGAAGCCATTTATGGAAGAATCGAGTGAGTGATGGTTTTGTTCTAACGTAAGTGATAATTAATCATATCATTAGCTTAGTTCCTGCTTCCTCTGTGTAAATTATGCACTTCTGGTACATTTTATCTGTTTGATTAGCTTGAAGTTGCTGAAATGGGGAATCTAGCTAGTAAGCCTATTTAATTATGAGATGATGTCTAGAAAACTGATACTAATTAGCTGCATTGATGACACCGTGCATTCTGATGGGCCAAAAAAGGAGGCACATGAAAGCAGTGATATTTATGATTACCCCCTTTTTAACTAATCCATATTCTACAACGTTGTTGATCTTTTTGACTATGTAATGCATCCACAGTATCTGTCAAATGTTTAAGCTGTTTCGTGAAGGAACATGAGTATTTTAGGGAATGTCAATTAAGTAGTATTTTTAAATCGCAAAATACTTGTAATACTGCTGTATTTGCTGTCCCTAACTCACAAACTCATAGAGACAAGTTCTTTGTGCAAACTAGAAGACAATAAATATATCTTtctattaaaaagaaaatgtaaTTGCTCCTAAATGTCTGCTGTGAACTGTCACCGTGACAACTAATATTGAACATTTTCCGATATTAAGTAACTGCTATTGACAATTTTAAACATTCTGATATCGAATTACTTCTACTTTCTAACAATATTAGCCATAACTGCCCGTATTACTACATTTAAAAGTTCTTAACATGTCCCCTCAAATTAAAACAGTGGCCTTGCAACATATTCAATGCACGGGCTCACCACCCTAGTATGTGCTGAGATACAGATggatgatattttatatttacatgTGTATCTATAAAATAGGAAatcattattgttatttaaattataGCTGAAGGCCTGTTTATGCTCATCGttaacaactaattattcttAATAAAAGATTAGTTATCAATTGATAGATGATACttgtaattattaataattaatttcatgCAATTCACCTGTGATACAGGGTTCAGCCTAATGTTTTGCATGCATCCTCAAGGAAGTCTGCCAAGGTATGTTGGCTGCACTCTGTTGTCTGTAGTTTCTTTACTTGTTTGACTAGTACAGCAGTGGTTCCTTGGAATTTATAACTGTTGTGTTTATTTTGCATTTTACTTGGAAATTCTCTGATGCTTGTATAATTGATAAGGCTGAACAGTATAATGTAGTTTGTTGAAGTAAAATATAGCAGAAAACCTTTTAATTTATACATGTATATGATATGATTGATACATGCATTGATGTTCATGCTCTAATATTATGCTTGGTTCATTTAATGGCGTAAGGAACTGTCTTCTCAGTCAGTAATTTCCTCGacattttgattttgtttctcAACTTTGTGAGAAGTAATTGAAGATCTGTTGAGTGTGAACTTGAGTTTTACCTTGTTCGTTACAGCCAATTGTTAAGACCATACTCAAGGCTTCCATTGCGCAAAGGACATCAAAATCTCAGTCCATATCAGCTCAGAGAAAATTAGAATCAACTATTGCAACTTCATCTCAGAACAAACCCATATCAGCTCAGAACAAATTAGAATCAACTAGTGCAACCTTATCTCAGGAAAAAGAAACAGTTTCTTTGTCTCTTCCTGGGAATGGTTCAACAGTTTCTGATGATGCAAATCAAAGACATCTTCATCTTCCATCTGGAGAGAGCAATCTAAGAACAGATTTTTCAGAGCTTATTCCAAGGAAAAAATCCAGCCGCCGAAAATCATATACAACTTCATTAATTGAGGGATCTAAGGTTTTGATGCTCAAACGAAACTACTAGTTTAGTTTCCATAAATTTAAATGACACTTAGCCCTTATTTTGCAGTTTCTCAAGGAAAGTGAAGTTAGAGAGCAAGATAACCTACCCAATATAGATAATAAAGGCAATCAACTTGAAGTTTCTGAATACATTGATGACATATATCAGTACTATTGGGTTACTGAGGTAATACTCATCGTGCCTATGATGTCAGCTCTTTTTTATGTTATCCTCTTTGTTACTCATTACTCTAGAatatacttttctttttctagttTAGTAAATTTCTTCTTTGATGTTCTTAGATGTATTTGAGAGGTTGATAATAGAACATGGATGGTTGAGAGTTTGATACTTGTAACAACCATGAGAGGTTGATGCTTGTTCTATTCTTTTGCTAACAATCTTTCTCCAAGTGCACTCATGTCACAGTTGTAGTTTTTGAAATTCTTCTTGAAATTTTGATCTACTGTGATTTTTTACTTTTAGAACATCTCATCTCATAATCATTAGTCTCTGCGTGCATTGAATTTTCCAACATATCTTCCTTACTTTTTTTAACCTTGATTCTTCTTCCAGAATAGTTCCAGCTGCATCATGTCTACGATTCAGctattttttaagatttaaacTTTGTTACTTGTTACTGTagagaaataattttctttttatagttgagtaaatttattttcttaagaaCATGCTTGTCTCTTTCTTTCTATTTCCCTCCCATTCCACTGTAGGCTTTAATAGCACCACCAAGTGTTGGAATTAGTAAATAATTTTCTACAACAAACATTTTAGATTGTAAGCTTCCAAGGACTATGCATTTAGGAATAAAATCCCACGTCGGATGTAAGTAGTAAACATTTTACTTTGTGATGTGCCCCACTGCCTACATATAGAAGCTTTGGTGGATCCTTTAAATCATCCCAAAGTCTTCCTGTAATAATTTACTTAGAGAAATTATTTATCTTGAGGTTCTTTTATTCCTTTTtactcttttcttattttggcTGCtgacttattattttttactctaATGGTGTACCCAACATAAGCATTTCCCAAACTTAACTGCattgaatataatttaaatttaacaatCTTGCAGCAACTATCATCATCAGCACTGCCTATACGCACACTGACATTCAATACAATCATTTCATATCtacagttttttatttatttaaaaatcctTTTATATGGAGGTCTTGATTCAATtgcaaatttatattttgatgtTTTACTCTTCTTCCCCCCATGTTCTTGGATAAGTACTTTATTACATTAACAGAAAGAGATGATGCAACCTTGTTCAACATCTGTCATCGTCCAAATGACATTGTTTAACTGATTTTGTCACTTCCTTTTTGGTGTAATCATGATACCACTGGGCTCATCtatatgaatttatattttacctTTTATCAATATTCTCTGGTATGAAGTAATGtttttatctaattaaaatttgCTTTCAACTGCAGGCACGTAATCCAGCTCTAGCAAATTACATGTCAATTCAGACGGACATTACACCTAGTTTGCGGGGCATTTTGATCAACTGGCTAATTGAAGTAAAGGATTTCCCTCATCCTTCAAGATGGCTTTCCTCTCAGCATGTTGTTTCCTTTTTCTTGTTCTACCGATGACTTATCATAGTTATTTTCTTTGTCTATCATTATTGGCTATTGTAGGTACACTTCAAATTTGATCTGATGCCAGAAACACTGTATCTTACTGTTACGTTGCTTGATCAATATCTCTCCCTGGTGACTATCAAAAAGACTGATATGCAGTTAGTTGGTCTTACAGCACTTTTGCTGGCTTCAAAGTATGAGGATTTTTGGCATCCTAGGGTAAGAAGCCATATTTTGAGCATTACTTTTGAAGAAAAGATGGCATGCTTTATCTGGCTCATTTTTTTTGTTGCATTTGTTCCAGGTCAAAGATTTAATCAGCATCTCTGCTGGGTATACTAGAGATCAAATGCTTGGAATGGTGAGCAGTGCATATTATTAAGCATTTCTGATTGCACTTCTCCCTTTCATCCTCATGTTTAAGAGTGAACTTGAAtcttgatatatttcatagcaTATAATGAATGGCTTAGCAAATTGGTGAAGTTTTCATTCAGATAATACGAATTGATCGCactatttattttgttgaaaAAATGAAAACGAGGAAGTTTATACCAATtgataaattctaaatttttccCTTTGTTCAATTACTTAAAGTTTTTATTCTAATTTGTTGTATGGTTCTCTGTACAGGAAAAACTTATTCTTAGAAAATTAAAGTTCCGTCTCAATGCTCCTACTCATTATGTTTTTTTGGTGCGGTTTTTGAAGGCTGGACAATCAAATAAAAAGGTATGTAATTCAGCATGCATGGTCTTACTGCATTACTTGCATACTCTTGATTGTACAAATTTAGTTTATCATTGCATCTAGGCGTTATGGttgaaaaatcaatttggatATGAGAAATCATCAGTCTTTGCAGGTAGACATCAAGTTTGATTTCTAACATTTTGTCTTCAATTTATTTTTCCAGATTGAACACATGGCATTCTTTCTGGTTGACCTGTGCTTAGTTGAATACGACGCTTTAGCATTCAAGCCTTCATTACTTTCTGCATCAGCTCTGTATGCTGCACGGTGTACTTTGCAAATAACTCCACCATGGACCCCATTACTTCACAAGCATGCGCGTTATGAAGTTTCACAGCTCAGGCATTTACTCTAACTTTTCTTTGTCACTTTCAAATTAGTTTGAGATGAATTCTATTTTTATGCTGACTGTGTAAAACACTTGTTGTAGGGATTGTGCGGAAATGATTCTGAAGTTCCACAAAGCTGCTGGGGTTGGAAAGTTGACAGTTGCATATGAAAAGTACTCTAGACCAGAACTCGGTAAGGTTGCTGCAGTGAAACCTTTGGACGTTCTTCCCATGTGATTTGAACTGTGCTTGGTATTCCTATAAATTCTCTTGGCATATAAACATGCATTAAGATAGGGTTGCATCAGGGAAACCGTTGGATGTATTTCCTCTGTGATTTGAACAGTGCTCTAGTTATACATCTGTAATATATGGTATTCCTATGAACACTCTTGGCATATAGCATTTCTTAACATAGGAATTAAATTCGAAAAAATCTCGAGGTTTTATTTTGGTCGAGGTTTTTTTGTTAACAACCTTGGTTCTAGTTGTAATTGGGTACTTTTGTTCTTATGAGAAACAAAGAAGCTGTGATATATTACTGTTAATGTTCTTGTAAGTTCAATCTATATGGAATATCTATTATTATCTTTTCAGTTTAAAGAGACATTCACCCGTTTATCATGAAATGGAAGTTGATGAATT
Encoded here:
- the LOC137830047 gene encoding putative cyclin-B3-1 isoform X2 produces the protein MVSLTGKTRLGSTRASVVGAAQSRPSVGGKNFKVFSEIDRTKAGDGNTTSARGTGANPRRSTGVASKGVILNSTSNLKGGLKKSMDKSSGKYGTSSNTAVRKALADVSNVQEKFTAAVGHTNSKMKVSAGSSTKIVGVSLRKSIVGRVQRNTSKTDVQLDSLNKDDQKNNTKGGQSVFSTKDRFTWKTTATSSRKSLPVPRRVIREDTNKTKENVRSSQTAKGQSGLPSKTTTNRRDSSQLINARSHLWKNRVSDGFVLTVQPNVLHASSRKSAKPIVKTILKASIAQRTSKSQSISAQRKLESTIATSSQNKPISAQNKLESTSATLSQEKETVSLSLPGNGSTVSDDANQRHLHLPSGESNLRTDFSELIPRKKSSRRKSYTTSLIEGSKFLKESEVREQDNLPNIDNKGNQLEVSEYIDDIYQYYWVTEARNPALANYMSIQTDITPSLRGILINWLIEVHFKFDLMPETLYLTVTLLDQYLSLVTIKKTDMQLVGLTALLLASKYEDFWHPRVKDLISISAGYTRDQMLGMEKLILRKLKFRLNAPTHYVFLVRFLKAGQSNKKIEHMAFFLVDLCLVEYDALAFKPSLLSASALYAARCTLQITPPWTPLLHKHARYEVSQLRDCAEMILKFHKAAGVGKLTVAYEKYSRPELGKVAAVKPLDVLPM
- the LOC137830047 gene encoding putative cyclin-B3-1 isoform X1, which encodes MVSLTGKTRLGSTRASVVGAAQSRPSVGGKNFKVFSEIDRTKAGDGNTTSARGTGANPRRSTGVASKGVILNSTSNLKGGLKKSMDKSSGKYGTSSNTAVRKALADVSNVQEKFTAAVGHTNSKMKVSAGSSTKIVGVSLRKSIVGRVQRNTSKTDVQLDSLNKDDQKNNTKGGQSVFSTKDRFTWKTTATSSSRKSLPVPRRVIREDTNKTKENVRSSQTAKGQSGLPSKTTTNRRDSSQLINARSHLWKNRVSDGFVLTVQPNVLHASSRKSAKPIVKTILKASIAQRTSKSQSISAQRKLESTIATSSQNKPISAQNKLESTSATLSQEKETVSLSLPGNGSTVSDDANQRHLHLPSGESNLRTDFSELIPRKKSSRRKSYTTSLIEGSKFLKESEVREQDNLPNIDNKGNQLEVSEYIDDIYQYYWVTEARNPALANYMSIQTDITPSLRGILINWLIEVHFKFDLMPETLYLTVTLLDQYLSLVTIKKTDMQLVGLTALLLASKYEDFWHPRVKDLISISAGYTRDQMLGMEKLILRKLKFRLNAPTHYVFLVRFLKAGQSNKKIEHMAFFLVDLCLVEYDALAFKPSLLSASALYAARCTLQITPPWTPLLHKHARYEVSQLRDCAEMILKFHKAAGVGKLTVAYEKYSRPELGKVAAVKPLDVLPM